One Mycolicibacterium parafortuitum DNA segment encodes these proteins:
- a CDS encoding DUF1707 SHOCT-like domain-containing protein, with protein sequence MSTPASRSGSMRAADTDRIQVAQLLTDAAASGKLGLTEYENRLNRAYAAQTYEELDRLSADLPGAVTRGRSGPCRPAPSSVLLALLSGFERRGRWNVPRRLTTIALWGGGVVDLRYADFTAPEVEIRSYSIMGGQTILVPPEVNVDLRGIGVMGSFDDSVDGDGSPGAPVVRIRGLSVWGSVTVKRKKRKPAQA encoded by the coding sequence ATGAGCACGCCCGCCTCTAGAAGTGGGTCGATGCGCGCTGCCGACACCGATCGCATCCAGGTTGCCCAGTTACTGACCGACGCCGCCGCATCGGGAAAGCTCGGCCTCACCGAGTACGAGAACCGCCTGAACAGGGCTTACGCGGCACAAACCTACGAGGAGCTGGACCGGCTGTCGGCTGATCTGCCCGGTGCGGTGACCCGCGGCCGCAGCGGTCCGTGCCGCCCCGCGCCGTCGAGCGTGCTGCTGGCGCTGCTGAGTGGATTCGAACGTCGCGGTCGGTGGAACGTGCCGCGACGACTGACCACCATCGCGCTGTGGGGCGGCGGCGTGGTGGATCTGCGCTACGCCGATTTCACCGCCCCCGAGGTGGAGATCCGCTCGTACTCGATCATGGGCGGGCAGACGATCCTGGTTCCGCCGGAGGTCAACGTGGATCTGCGCGGGATCGGCGTGATGGGCAGCTTCGACGACAGTGTCGACGGCGACGGCTCCCCCGGCGCCCCGGTGGTGCGTATCCGGGGACTGTCGGTGTGGGGCAGCGTCACCGTCAAGCGCAAGAAGCGCAAGCCCGCACAGGCCTGA
- a CDS encoding vWA domain-containing protein → MSRTSRYSRYTGGPDPLAPPVDLREALEAIGQDVMEGTSPRRALAEMLRRGTRNMPGADKLAAEANRRRRELLQRNNLDGTLAEIKKLLDEAVLAERKELARALDDDARFGELQLESLSPSPAKAVQELAEYDWRSPEAREKYDQIKDLMGREMLDQRFAGMKQALENATDEDRQRVNEMLDDLNDLLDKHARGEDSQQDFDEFMAKHGEYFPENPQNIDQLLDSLAQRAAAAQRFRNSLSEQQRAELDALAQQAFGSPSLMNALSRLDSHLQAARPGEDWSGSQRFSGDDPLGMGEGAQALADIAELEQLAEQLSQSYSGASMDDVDLDMLARQLGDEAAVNARTLAELERALMNQGFLDRGADGQWRLSPKAMRQLGQAALRDVAQQLSGRHGERDTRRAGAAGELTGATRPWQFGDTEPWNVTRTLTNAVLREAGTGEAARPTPRIRVTVDDVEISETETRTQAAVALLVDTSFSMVMENRWLPMKQTALALNHLVSTRFRSDALQIVAFGRYARTVTAAELTGLEGVYEQGTNLHHALALATRHLRRHPNAQPVILVVTDGEPTAHLEDFDGNGSPSVFFDYPPHPRTIAHTVRGFDEVARLGAQVTIFRLGSDPGLARFIDQVARRVGGRVVVPDLDGLGAAVVGDYLSAKRRR, encoded by the coding sequence ATGAGCAGGACGTCGCGGTACTCGCGCTACACCGGCGGCCCGGACCCGCTGGCACCTCCCGTCGACCTCCGGGAGGCGCTGGAGGCGATCGGTCAGGACGTCATGGAGGGCACCTCACCGCGGCGTGCGCTCGCGGAGATGCTGCGTCGCGGTACCCGGAACATGCCCGGTGCCGACAAGCTCGCCGCCGAGGCCAACCGCCGACGACGAGAACTGTTGCAGCGCAACAACCTCGACGGCACGCTCGCCGAGATCAAGAAGCTGCTCGACGAGGCGGTGCTCGCCGAGCGCAAAGAACTGGCCCGCGCCCTCGACGACGACGCCAGATTCGGTGAGCTGCAACTGGAATCGTTGTCGCCGTCACCCGCCAAGGCCGTGCAGGAGCTCGCCGAATACGACTGGCGGTCGCCGGAGGCGCGCGAGAAGTACGACCAGATCAAGGATCTGATGGGTCGGGAGATGCTCGACCAGCGCTTCGCCGGGATGAAGCAGGCGCTGGAGAACGCCACCGACGAGGACCGTCAGCGGGTCAACGAGATGCTCGACGACCTCAACGACCTGCTCGACAAGCACGCCCGCGGCGAGGACTCGCAACAGGACTTCGACGAGTTCATGGCCAAGCACGGCGAGTACTTTCCGGAGAACCCGCAGAACATCGACCAGTTGCTCGATTCGCTCGCCCAGCGCGCCGCGGCCGCCCAGCGTTTCCGCAACAGCCTGTCCGAGCAGCAGCGTGCCGAGCTGGATGCGTTGGCGCAGCAGGCTTTCGGCTCGCCGTCGCTGATGAACGCGCTGAGCCGTCTCGATTCGCACCTGCAGGCCGCCCGCCCCGGGGAGGACTGGTCGGGCTCACAGCGGTTCTCCGGTGACGACCCGCTCGGCATGGGCGAGGGGGCCCAGGCGCTGGCCGACATCGCCGAGCTCGAGCAGCTCGCCGAGCAGCTGTCGCAGAGCTATTCGGGGGCGTCGATGGACGACGTCGATCTGGACATGCTGGCCCGTCAGCTCGGCGACGAGGCCGCAGTCAACGCGCGTACGCTGGCCGAGCTGGAGCGGGCGCTGATGAACCAGGGCTTCCTCGACCGCGGTGCGGACGGGCAGTGGCGGTTGTCGCCGAAGGCGATGCGCCAACTCGGGCAGGCCGCGCTACGGGATGTGGCGCAACAACTGTCGGGCCGGCACGGCGAACGCGACACCCGTCGCGCCGGAGCCGCCGGGGAGCTGACCGGTGCCACCCGGCCGTGGCAGTTCGGCGACACCGAGCCGTGGAACGTGACCCGGACGCTCACGAATGCCGTGCTCCGCGAGGCAGGTACCGGCGAGGCTGCGCGGCCGACACCGCGAATCCGGGTCACCGTCGACGACGTCGAGATCTCCGAGACCGAGACCCGCACCCAGGCCGCCGTCGCGCTGCTGGTCGACACGTCGTTCTCGATGGTGATGGAGAACCGATGGCTGCCGATGAAGCAGACAGCGCTGGCGCTCAACCATCTGGTCAGCACCCGGTTCCGGTCGGACGCGCTGCAGATCGTCGCGTTCGGGCGGTACGCCCGCACCGTGACCGCCGCCGAACTGACCGGGCTGGAGGGCGTCTACGAGCAGGGCACCAACCTGCACCATGCGCTGGCGCTGGCCACCCGGCACCTGCGCAGGCATCCCAACGCGCAGCCGGTGATCCTCGTCGTCACCGACGGGGAGCCCACCGCGCATCTGGAGGACTTCGACGGCAACGGGAGTCCTTCGGTGTTCTTCGACTACCCGCCGCACCCGCGCACCATCGCGCACACCGTGCGCGGATTCGACGAGGTGGCCCGGCTGGGGGCGCAGGTGACGATCTTCCGGCTCGGCAGTGACCCCGGCCTGGCCCGGTTCATCGACCAGGTGGCCCGCCGCGTCGGCGGCCGGGTGGTGGTGCCGGATCTGGACGGTCTCGGAGCGGCGGTGGTCGGCGACTACCTCAGCGCGAAGCGCCGGCGGTAA
- a CDS encoding enoyl-CoA hydratase family protein, whose product MSTLVRYERDGAVARLTLDSPHNRNALSSALVGQLHDGLTRAADDAGVRVVVLGHTGGTFCAGADLGEAAGRDPSELALDRAREMTTLLRRILELPLPVLGAIDGHVRAGGLGLIGACDIVVAGAASTFALTEARIGLAPSIISLTLLPKLTARAAGRYFVTGEKFGAAEAADIGLVTMACDDVPAAVADLTGAIVQGSPQGLAAAKALTTAAVIDDFERHAEKLTQESAALFCSAEAREGMQAFLEKRPPRWVG is encoded by the coding sequence ATGAGCACCCTGGTCCGCTATGAACGCGACGGCGCGGTGGCACGGCTGACGCTGGACTCGCCGCACAACCGCAATGCGCTGTCCTCGGCACTCGTCGGGCAACTCCACGACGGCCTGACCCGCGCCGCCGACGACGCCGGGGTGCGCGTCGTAGTGCTCGGCCACACCGGCGGAACGTTCTGCGCGGGAGCCGACCTGGGTGAGGCGGCCGGCCGGGACCCGTCGGAGCTGGCGCTCGACCGGGCCCGGGAGATGACCACGCTGTTGCGCCGGATCCTGGAGCTGCCCTTGCCGGTCCTCGGCGCGATCGACGGACATGTCCGGGCCGGCGGGCTCGGCCTGATCGGCGCGTGCGACATCGTCGTCGCCGGGGCCGCAAGCACGTTCGCGTTGACCGAGGCGCGGATCGGGTTGGCGCCGTCGATCATCTCGCTGACGTTGCTGCCGAAGCTGACCGCCCGCGCGGCGGGCCGCTATTTCGTCACCGGCGAGAAGTTCGGGGCCGCCGAGGCCGCCGACATCGGGTTGGTCACGATGGCCTGCGACGACGTCCCGGCCGCGGTCGCGGACCTGACGGGCGCAATCGTGCAAGGTTCGCCGCAGGGGCTGGCCGCGGCCAAAGCACTGACGACCGCGGCGGTGATCGACGACTTCGAGCGGCACGCAGAGAAATTGACCCAGGAGTCGGCAGCATTGTTCTGCTCCGCGGAGGCCCGCGAGGGGATGCAGGCATTCCTGGAGAAGCGGCCGCCACGCTGGGTGGGCTGA
- a CDS encoding sigma 54-interacting transcriptional regulator, with the protein MTSPNDLPRTVGELRASGHRERSVKAEIRENLLAALASGAPVDEVWPGILGFEDTVIPQLERALIAGHDIVLLGERGQGKTRLLRGLTGMLDEWTPVIAGSELGEHPYSPITPESIRRAADSGDDLPVAWKHRSERYTEKLATPDTSVADLVGDIDPIKVAEGRSLGDPETIAYGLIPRAHRGIVAVNELPDLAERIQVSMLNVMEERDIQVRGYTLRLPLDVLVVASANPEDYTNRGRIITPLKDRFGAEIRTHYPQELDAEVGVIVQEAHLAAEVPEYLLQILARFARSLRESSSIDQRSGVSARFAIAAAETVAASARHRAAVLGETEPVARVVDLGSIVDVLRGKLEFESGEEGREQAILEHLLRRATAETAQRLLGGIDVGPIVTAVEGGSPVTTGDRVSARQVLAALPEVSAVAEIQQRLGAQSEGQRAAAIELALEALYLAKRIDKVSDQNETVYG; encoded by the coding sequence GTGACTTCACCTAACGACCTCCCCCGCACCGTCGGTGAACTGCGGGCGTCCGGGCATCGCGAACGCAGCGTCAAGGCCGAGATCAGGGAGAACCTGCTGGCCGCGCTGGCTTCGGGGGCGCCCGTCGACGAGGTGTGGCCCGGCATCCTGGGCTTCGAGGACACCGTCATCCCGCAGCTGGAGCGGGCGCTGATCGCCGGGCACGACATCGTGCTGCTCGGCGAGCGCGGCCAGGGCAAGACCCGTCTGCTGCGCGGCCTGACCGGGATGCTCGATGAGTGGACGCCGGTGATCGCCGGATCCGAGCTGGGCGAGCACCCGTACAGCCCGATCACCCCGGAATCGATCCGCCGGGCCGCCGACTCGGGTGACGACCTGCCGGTCGCGTGGAAGCACCGCAGCGAGCGCTACACCGAGAAGCTGGCCACCCCCGACACCAGCGTCGCCGACCTGGTCGGCGACATCGATCCGATCAAGGTGGCCGAGGGGCGCAGCCTCGGCGATCCCGAGACCATCGCCTACGGCCTGATCCCGCGCGCGCACCGCGGCATCGTCGCGGTCAACGAGCTTCCCGACCTCGCCGAGCGGATCCAGGTCTCGATGCTCAACGTGATGGAGGAGCGCGACATCCAGGTGCGCGGCTACACGCTGCGGCTGCCGCTCGACGTGCTCGTCGTCGCCAGCGCCAACCCGGAGGACTACACCAACCGCGGCCGCATCATCACCCCGCTGAAGGACCGCTTCGGCGCGGAGATCCGCACCCACTACCCGCAGGAGCTCGACGCCGAGGTCGGCGTCATCGTCCAGGAGGCGCACCTGGCCGCCGAGGTGCCCGAGTACCTGCTGCAGATCCTGGCCCGGTTCGCCCGCAGCCTGCGCGAGTCCAGTTCGATCGACCAGCGCTCGGGCGTGTCCGCGCGCTTCGCGATCGCGGCCGCGGAGACCGTCGCCGCCTCCGCGCGCCACCGCGCCGCGGTGCTCGGTGAGACCGAGCCGGTCGCCCGCGTGGTGGACCTCGGCTCGATCGTCGACGTGCTGCGCGGCAAGCTGGAGTTCGAATCCGGCGAGGAGGGCCGCGAACAGGCCATCCTTGAGCATCTGCTGCGGCGTGCGACCGCCGAGACCGCGCAGCGTCTGCTCGGCGGGATCGACGTCGGCCCGATCGTCACCGCGGTCGAGGGCGGTTCGCCGGTCACCACCGGTGACCGGGTGTCAGCCCGCCAGGTACTGGCCGCGCTGCCGGAGGTGTCCGCCGTCGCCGAGATCCAGCAGCGGCTCGGCGCGCAGTCCGAAGGGCAACGGGCCGCCGCGATCGAGCTGGCCCTGGAGGCGCTGTATCTGGCGAAACGGATCGACAAGGTGTCGGACCAGAACGAGACGGTCTACGGCTGA
- a CDS encoding acyl-CoA dehydrogenase family protein, with the protein MTGFVETEEQQALRSAVAAMVAGYGQEYYLEKARSGRHTDELWAEAGKLGFIGVNLPEEYGGGGAGMYELSLVMEELAAGGSSLLMMVVSPAINGTIIAKFGTDEQKRRWLPGIADGTLTMAFAITEPDAGSNSHRITTTARRDGSDWLLSGQKVYISGVDQARAVLVVGRTEDHKTGNLKPALFVVPTDTPGFTYTKIPMEIVSPEFQFQVFLDDVRLPADALVGSEDAAIAQLFAGLNPERIMGAASAVGMGRFALGKAVEYVKGRQVWKTPIGAHQGLSHPLAQNHIEIELAKLMMQKAAALYDTGDDAAAAEAANMAKYAAGEASARAVDQAVQSLGGNGLTQEYGVAAMLTASRLARIAPVSREMVLNFVAQTSLGLPRSY; encoded by the coding sequence ATGACGGGTTTCGTCGAGACCGAGGAACAGCAGGCGCTGCGCAGCGCGGTGGCCGCCATGGTCGCGGGCTACGGGCAGGAGTACTACCTGGAGAAGGCCCGTAGCGGCAGGCACACCGACGAACTCTGGGCCGAGGCAGGGAAACTGGGCTTCATCGGGGTCAACCTGCCGGAGGAGTACGGCGGCGGCGGAGCCGGGATGTACGAGCTGAGCCTGGTGATGGAGGAATTGGCGGCGGGCGGTTCGTCACTGCTGATGATGGTCGTCTCCCCCGCCATCAACGGCACGATCATCGCGAAGTTCGGCACCGACGAACAGAAAAGACGCTGGCTGCCCGGGATCGCCGATGGCACGCTGACGATGGCCTTCGCGATCACCGAACCCGATGCGGGCTCGAACTCGCACCGCATCACCACCACGGCGCGCCGCGACGGCAGTGACTGGCTCCTGTCCGGGCAGAAGGTGTACATCTCCGGGGTGGACCAGGCCCGGGCGGTGCTGGTCGTCGGCCGCACCGAAGATCACAAAACCGGCAATCTGAAGCCCGCGTTGTTCGTCGTCCCCACGGACACACCAGGTTTCACGTATACGAAGATTCCGATGGAGATCGTCAGCCCCGAATTCCAGTTCCAGGTGTTCCTCGACGACGTGCGGCTGCCTGCCGATGCGCTGGTCGGGTCCGAGGACGCCGCGATCGCCCAGCTGTTCGCCGGCCTGAACCCCGAGCGAATCATGGGCGCGGCCAGCGCGGTCGGTATGGGCCGGTTCGCGCTGGGCAAGGCCGTCGAATACGTCAAGGGTCGCCAGGTGTGGAAGACCCCGATCGGCGCCCACCAGGGGTTGTCACACCCGTTGGCGCAGAACCACATCGAGATCGAGCTCGCGAAACTGATGATGCAGAAGGCCGCCGCGCTCTACGACACGGGTGACGACGCGGCCGCCGCCGAGGCGGCGAACATGGCCAAGTACGCCGCGGGTGAGGCCTCGGCGCGGGCGGTCGACCAGGCCGTCCAGTCCCTCGGCGGCAACGGGTTGACCCAGGAGTACGGCGTCGCGGCGATGCTGACGGCGTCGCGGCTGGCCCGCATCGCACCGGTGAGCCGAGAGATGGTGCTGAACTTTGTCGCGCAGACGTCGCTGGGCCTTCCGCGGTCGTACTGA
- a CDS encoding amidohydrolase family protein, producing the protein MTDRWLLIENGTVVDGDANPPIPDCAVLVRNARIVKMGTVDRETDIPRGAELEVIDARGKTVMPGLIDVHCHMTYGLARTEEEISMYTPPEVRTLIAAANIEKVLAAGVTSISQPGGSYYIGVGLREGIKRGIVHGPRMTSAGRYLTTSNGLTDWFPDATGNPESSTGKLTNTPAEMIAEIRRQKKAGVDLIKLADSPFGDYQAFTNDELKLCADLAHQLGMQITIHARGDGEMNAAVEAGFDHIMHGNHMSDATIEKLAKSQIPLAPTQLLMHHIVEFAETLRVRPSISEATKRMNDATMDSLHRAYAAGVKFAMGTDSGFSLVPYGQWHARELEMLMLYTGMSSLEAIQAGTKHGANAMGLPDELGVLAEGKLADIIVVDGDPVADIKVLYQPGKVETVILNGQVQTFPDDIRTRFIRNDYLPHEYGWDLLSYERAFEGAETPKTQLDWTTEQRLDVINDVRKYEKVGAAPAAE; encoded by the coding sequence ATGACCGATCGCTGGCTGCTGATCGAGAACGGCACCGTCGTCGACGGTGACGCCAATCCGCCGATCCCGGATTGCGCGGTGCTGGTGCGCAACGCGCGGATCGTCAAGATGGGCACCGTCGACCGGGAGACCGACATTCCGCGGGGCGCCGAACTAGAGGTGATCGACGCCCGCGGCAAGACCGTGATGCCGGGCCTGATCGACGTCCACTGCCACATGACCTATGGGCTGGCGCGCACCGAGGAAGAGATCTCGATGTACACGCCGCCGGAGGTCCGGACGCTGATCGCGGCGGCCAACATCGAGAAGGTGCTCGCCGCGGGCGTCACCAGCATCTCGCAGCCGGGTGGTTCGTACTACATCGGCGTCGGGCTGCGGGAGGGCATCAAACGCGGGATCGTGCACGGTCCCCGGATGACCTCGGCGGGAAGGTATCTCACCACCAGCAACGGCCTGACCGACTGGTTCCCGGATGCCACCGGCAATCCGGAGTCCAGCACCGGCAAGCTGACCAACACCCCCGCCGAGATGATCGCCGAGATCCGGCGCCAGAAGAAGGCCGGCGTCGACCTGATCAAGCTTGCCGACAGCCCGTTCGGTGACTACCAGGCGTTCACCAACGACGAGCTGAAGCTGTGCGCCGATCTGGCCCACCAGTTGGGCATGCAGATCACCATCCACGCCCGCGGCGACGGCGAGATGAACGCGGCGGTGGAAGCCGGCTTCGACCACATCATGCACGGCAACCACATGTCGGACGCCACGATCGAGAAGCTGGCCAAGAGCCAGATCCCGTTGGCGCCGACCCAGCTGCTGATGCATCACATCGTGGAGTTCGCCGAGACGTTGCGGGTGCGCCCGTCGATCTCGGAGGCGACGAAGCGGATGAACGACGCCACCATGGACAGCTTGCACCGCGCATACGCGGCCGGGGTGAAGTTCGCGATGGGCACCGACAGCGGGTTCTCCCTGGTTCCGTACGGCCAGTGGCACGCCCGCGAGCTGGAGATGCTGATGCTCTACACGGGCATGAGCTCGCTGGAGGCCATCCAGGCCGGCACCAAACACGGCGCCAACGCGATGGGGCTGCCCGACGAACTCGGCGTCCTCGCCGAGGGCAAACTCGCCGACATCATCGTCGTCGACGGTGACCCGGTGGCCGACATCAAGGTGCTGTACCAGCCGGGCAAGGTCGAGACCGTGATCCTCAACGGCCAGGTGCAGACCTTCCCGGACGACATTCGCACCCGGTTCATCCGCAACGACTACCTGCCCCACGAGTACGGCTGGGACCTGCTGTCCTACGAGCGTGCCTTCGAGGGCGCCGAAACCCCGAAGACGCAGCTCGACTGGACCACCGAGCAGCGTCTGGACGTCATCAACGACGTCCGTAAGTACGAGAAGGTGGGTGCCGCACCCGCCGCGGAGTAG
- a CDS encoding acetyl/propionyl/methylcrotonyl-CoA carboxylase subunit alpha, producing MITRVLVANRGEIARRVFATCRRLGIGTVAVYTDPDAGALHVAEADARVRLDGTRGYLDAAQLIDAALASGADAIHPGYGFLSENPDFAAAVQRAGLTWIGPPVAAVAAMGSKIEAKKIMSAAGVPVLDELDPSAVTAEMLPVLVKASAGGGGRGMRVVRELTELDAQVAAARREAQSAFGDPTVFCERYLEAGHHVEVQVMADAHGTVWSVGERECSIQRRHQKIIEEAPSPLVERHPGMRDKLFAAARLAATAIGYTGAGTVEFMASGTGDFYFLEMNTRLQVEHPVTELTTGLDLVEVQLAVAEGTPLASTPPPARGAAIEARLYAEDPANNWQPQAGTVSHFAVPAAGTEFGLIERSGVRLDSGVTDGSAISVFYDPMIAKVVSYAPTRRQAAALLADALTRSRIHGVRTNRDLLVNVLRHPAFLDGATDTAFFDAHGLDLLARPVADERTATLSAIAAALADAAHNRATATALAAVGSGWRNLTSGFQRKDFQQPGGELHEVRYRFTRTGVVIDGHDDVGLVSASPGHVVLTAAGVDRPFDVCRHGSDVYVDSPGGSVHFTAVPRFPDPDDALAHGSLLAPMPGSVLRVGAAQGDTVRAGQPLVWLEAMKMEHTIAAPADGVLVELNVSAGQQVEVGAVLARVDSGEESR from the coding sequence ATGATCACCCGGGTTCTGGTGGCCAACCGCGGCGAGATCGCCCGACGGGTGTTCGCGACCTGTCGACGCCTGGGCATCGGCACCGTCGCCGTCTACACGGATCCGGACGCCGGGGCGCTGCACGTCGCCGAGGCGGACGCGCGGGTGCGACTGGACGGCACGCGCGGCTATCTCGATGCGGCGCAGCTCATCGATGCCGCACTCGCCTCCGGTGCCGACGCGATCCACCCCGGCTACGGGTTCCTTTCCGAGAACCCGGATTTCGCCGCCGCGGTACAGCGGGCTGGATTGACGTGGATCGGACCGCCCGTGGCCGCGGTGGCAGCGATGGGGTCGAAGATCGAGGCCAAGAAGATCATGTCGGCCGCCGGTGTGCCGGTGCTCGACGAACTCGACCCGTCCGCGGTGACGGCCGAGATGCTGCCTGTGCTGGTCAAGGCGTCGGCGGGCGGCGGCGGCCGCGGCATGCGGGTGGTCCGTGAGCTGACCGAGCTGGACGCCCAGGTGGCCGCGGCGCGGCGGGAGGCGCAGTCGGCGTTCGGCGATCCGACGGTGTTCTGCGAGCGCTATCTCGAGGCAGGCCACCACGTCGAGGTGCAGGTGATGGCCGACGCGCACGGCACGGTGTGGTCGGTCGGCGAGCGGGAATGCTCGATCCAGCGCAGGCACCAGAAGATCATCGAGGAAGCGCCGTCCCCGCTTGTCGAGCGTCATCCGGGCATGCGGGACAAGCTGTTCGCCGCCGCGCGGCTGGCGGCGACCGCGATCGGATACACCGGGGCAGGGACGGTCGAGTTCATGGCGTCCGGAACCGGAGACTTCTACTTCCTGGAGATGAACACCCGCCTGCAGGTCGAACATCCGGTCACCGAGCTGACGACCGGACTCGATCTCGTCGAGGTGCAACTCGCGGTCGCCGAGGGCACCCCGCTTGCCTCGACACCGCCGCCGGCGCGGGGCGCCGCCATCGAGGCACGGCTCTACGCGGAGGACCCGGCCAACAACTGGCAGCCGCAGGCGGGCACGGTGTCGCACTTCGCCGTCCCGGCGGCGGGTACCGAGTTCGGCCTGATCGAGCGGTCCGGGGTGCGCCTGGACTCCGGCGTCACGGACGGTTCGGCCATCTCGGTGTTCTACGATCCGATGATCGCCAAGGTGGTGTCCTACGCCCCGACCCGTCGCCAGGCCGCGGCGCTGCTCGCCGATGCGTTGACCCGCTCCCGGATTCACGGGGTGCGCACCAACCGCGACCTGCTCGTCAACGTGCTTCGCCACCCGGCGTTTCTCGACGGGGCGACCGATACCGCCTTTTTCGACGCGCACGGGCTCGATCTGCTGGCGCGCCCGGTTGCCGACGAGCGGACGGCCACCTTGTCGGCGATCGCTGCTGCGCTGGCCGACGCGGCACACAACCGGGCCACCGCCACGGCGCTCGCCGCGGTGGGCAGCGGATGGCGCAACCTCACGTCGGGCTTCCAGCGCAAGGACTTTCAGCAACCCGGCGGTGAACTGCACGAGGTCCGGTACCGATTCACCCGCACCGGCGTGGTTATCGACGGCCACGACGACGTCGGCCTGGTGTCGGCGTCTCCCGGGCACGTCGTGCTGACCGCCGCCGGGGTGGACCGGCCGTTCGACGTGTGCCGGCACGGATCGGACGTCTATGTCGACTCCCCAGGTGGCTCAGTGCATTTCACCGCGGTTCCGCGATTCCCCGATCCGGACGACGCACTCGCCCACGGGTCGCTGCTGGCACCGATGCCGGGCTCGGTGCTGCGCGTCGGCGCCGCGCAGGGCGACACGGTGCGGGCGGGACAGCCGCTGGTCTGGCTGGAGGCGATGAAGATGGAGCACACCATCGCCGCGCCGGCCGACGGTGTGTTGGTCGAGTTGAACGTGTCGGCGGGACAACAGGTCGAGGTCGGCGCCGTACTGGCGCGGGTGGATTCAGGAGAGGAAAGCCGATGA